A window of Lytechinus variegatus isolate NC3 chromosome 15, Lvar_3.0, whole genome shotgun sequence contains these coding sequences:
- the LOC121428679 gene encoding microsomal glutathione S-transferase 1-like, giving the protein MESPLYSFENEIFRLFATYATIVVIKMLWVGIWTSKYRFQNKVFANPEDIALARDDSEKLKPIHGDHNIERLRRCHVNDLENIVPFLVLGLLYIATRPSFNAASLLFRAFAFSRVFHTIAYLTPLPQPCRLLAHSIGVIVNVYMAVSILIQGQL; this is encoded by the exons atggaatCGCCTTTGTATTCAttcgaaaatgaaatattccgTCTTTTCGCCACCTACGCAACTATCGTCGTAATAAAGATGCTCTGGGTCGGTATCTGGACTTCGAAGTACCGTTTTCAAAACAAG GTATTTGCCAATCCAGAAGACATCGCTTTAGCACGAGATGACAGTGAAAAACTGAAACCTATTCATGGTGATCACAACATTGAAAGATTACGAAG ATGCCACGTCAATGATCTTGAAAATATCGTCCCTTTCTTAGTGCTTGGATTACTCTACATAGCAACAAGACCTAGCTTCAATGCGGCTTCGCTTCTCTTTCGAGCATTTGCATTCTCCCGAGTCTTCCACACCATAGCCTACCTCACACCCTTACCGCAACCCTGCCGACTATTAGCCCACAGCATTGGGGTGATCGTCAATGTTTACATGGCCGTTAGCATCCTCATCCAAGGACAGTTATAA